One window from the genome of Amaranthus tricolor cultivar Red isolate AtriRed21 chromosome 9, ASM2621246v1, whole genome shotgun sequence encodes:
- the LOC130823597 gene encoding VQ motif-containing protein 4-like produces the protein MELHPQSLLPSLSSSTSSNTNNNNNNNNGRNNNNNNNNIPTKPKQQIPITRSESNPYPTTFVQADTTSFKQVVQMLTGSSESTKPTTKQINPIPPIKSQIKSKPSKLYERRSTNLKNLRLSPNLSPQNGELLSPSSFLDFPSLALSPVTPLIPDPFNRSGSGSPIPVVDKQAEEKAIAGKGYFLHPSPVSTPRDSEPRLLTLFPLTSPRVGPGSNSSS, from the coding sequence ATGGAACTCCATCCTCAATCCCTCCTTCCTTCTCTCTCTTCCAGCACTTCCAGCAacaccaacaacaacaacaacaacaacaatggaagaaacaacaacaacaacaacaacaacataccaACAAAACCAAAACAACAAATACCCATAACAAGATCCGAATCCAACCCATACCCAACAACCTTTGTTCAAGCAGATACAACTTCCTTTAAACAAGTAGTCCAAATGTTAACCGGATCATCCGAATCCACCAAACCaacaacaaaacaaattaatcCAATTCCACCCATTAAAtcccaaatcaaatcaaaaccatCTAAATTATATGAACGTCGTAGTACGAACCTTAAAAACCTTCGTTTATCACCAAATCTTTCACCTCAAAATGGTGAACttctttctccttcttctttcCTTGATTTCCCTTCTCTTGCTCTTTCCCCTGTTACTCCTCTTATTCCAGACCCATTTAacagatccggatccggatcccCAATTCCAGTTGTTGACAAACAAGCTGAGGAAAAAGCTATCGCTGGAAAAGGATATTTTCTTCACCCTTCACCCGTTTCTACTCCCCGTGATTCGGAGCCCCGTTTGTTGACCCTTTTTCCTCTTACTTCTCCTCGGGTCGGCCCAGGTTCCAATTCAAGTTCttga